In the Drosophila teissieri strain GT53w chromosome 3R, Prin_Dtei_1.1, whole genome shotgun sequence genome, TTCTATGACACACGTAATGATGGTGTAGTGTAACATGTAAGGACAGATCAGATCAGATGAAGCATTCAAGACTTGGCGATACAGAAGAGCAATAACCTGCTTAAAGTGCAGGATGTTAAGAGATAGAAAGGAGcacgcacagacacacagaggTACATCGAGAAAGGACATCGAGATTAGGCGGAGCATCTACTTACGCTTCCGGTGGAACGTAAAGGCTATGCCTGATAGCGAGTTGTGGCAGCGGACGCAAAGATAGAACGTTGAAAGATACGTTTATGGTTACTCAGAGACGAGACGGGCAGAAAAAGACGCACGTTGACAGAGAACACACAAATATTGATAGCCACTGGTGCTAAGATGCTTATAGTCTATAGCCTAGCCCTAGATATAAACTAAAGGGAATGATTATCCCTAAACAGTCATGTTTTCGCTTTCaagtaaaaataagttttagcCTTAACGAGCACTTTAAACGTTAAAAACATATTCGAAAACAGGGCTGCTTACATGGACTAGCTCCCTTACATACCTTTGGGCGTGACACTAAGGTCGGAGTCGGAGGATCTGCGGCAGATCTCGCCGACGGTGGCCGGCACCATTGTCGTGGCCGTCGAGGCGGTAGAAGTGGATGCGCTATCCGCATTCGTTGTCGCCGAAATGCCGCTTTTCGAGGGACTGGGCGTCAACTTAAGACGACTGTTGCTCACCGGCGAGGCGAAGCGTTTCAAATTGGGACTGCTACCCTCCACCGTTGTGGGTATATTGGACGGTCCAGTGCTTGCGGCTGCTCCTATGGAACAGGGCTGCTGTTGGAGCTCGGAGCTGGATCTAGTTACGCgtagtggttgttgttgtcgaaTGGCAAATGGAGCAAGCAATGATGATTCATTATTGTGGTTACTATGGTTAGTACTATTAGAGATATTTACAGATTGATCTAATTGGGTAAGGCAAGGGGAGTTATTGTAATCGAAGACGACTAGTTTGGACtgggtgggagtgggtgtAGAGGGGCAGACGCGCAGCTCGGGCGCCTTCAGCAGCAGCGTGTTGGGTGGAACAGGAGTGTCATTATCGGGTGCCACCAGATGATTCAACGACGCACTGCGTTGCATGGTCTTCTCGTAACTGGGGAGAAAGTTCAACTGCAGCATGGACGTGGATCCGCTGAGGTTGGATCCCAGACAATCATTGGAGCAGCTAGGCAACTCCGGTTGTGAGCTGTAATACGGCTTGCGTTCCAGCGAGGGCACAAACGGATGCTTTGGTATATTCTCTAAGTCGCTGCACTTGGGGCTCAGATGCATAAACTTTTGCAGGCGACGTGAGAAGCCCTTGAGGTCGTCGAGCAGATTGTGGTGGCTAGGACCCAAATCCTGCTGGCTGTTCTCACAGCTCCTAGTCTCTCCTGGCTTAATCCAATTATCTTGTAGatcttcctcctcttccggGGAGTCTTCGCCATTGCTCTCAGGTGGACCTATTTCGAGATCCAACTGCAGAGAGTCTTCTGATTCAGTTGAGTAATTAGATGTTGGTCGTGTCCTGGCTTGAAACTCATCCCCAGGTAAATCAGGTGCCGAACGGGTGTTCTCTTGATACTCCATCAACCCGGGCACGGTGAGGAAACTCTTGATGGGCATATGACCAGGACGGACGTTCGAGTCGCTACTAATGGATCTGGTTATAAAAGGAGGAATTGAGGATTTGGATGTCGATGCCGCGAAACGAGACTTGCGTCGCCGCCTAAAACTCGAAGTGGCTGCAGTGGCCCCTCCAAAGATGCTGCTCAACGACTGTGTAGCATTCTCCGGTATCTTTGGTTCGATCCGCCGGATAAGTGTGGCGTATTTCTGGCTAAAAATCTTACTCGAAGAGAGCGTTAGACGGCGCATACGATGTCGTAGTTTTTTCTCGCGATTTCTATCGCCACGCTCGTCTTCTTGCTTAATGAGATTCTGCATCAGTTCCGCATCCTCGGTGTCGCTGCTGGCACTCTCCAAGTAAaacattgttgctgctgccgccgctgctgccgaaGAGGGCGCCGACGAGCTGGGTTCCCTATAGATATTGAGACGATATTGGGGCGTGCGGCCGGAAAGCGGCAAACTTGAGCTGCTCGCCCCCGCACAGTTGAGGAAGTCTAGATACTTTTGTGTCAGTCTAGCCGTATTTGGATAATATGGTACgtaaatgttttataaacataaacacGACACAACAACGAAACAACGACAACGATTGGAACGTGCAATACGATACGACAAGGAGCGAAAGTTTAGATATTGAGGGATGAACATCGTCGGAGAGATTTCGGTGTGGGGAAGAACGttcaaaagaagaaaaaattcgctttagaaattatttaatttcgttttctaCTAGCACCTACTTTCAGCTACAATCAAGGGTAGGTTGGCTTCGGAAACCGAAGTTTCAAATACTCTTGCAACCTGATAAGAAATACTTTTACTAGCGCAGACATGGATATAGATATTGTTAATAGACTTATGTAATCATGTAATCAGACAGCTATAATATGTCAATTGCTTTGCATGAGTATACTAAATAGCTAAAGAAGTCATAAGTTACAAGTAATCAGACAGCGCTTAGTGTCACCAAATACTCACTCTTCGATTAGAGCCACATCCGCACTGTTCGGTTGACTTGTACTGGTGTCCTTGATCAGCGTGACAGCCGTTCCAATGCCTCGGGCCACCACACCCACGTCGCCCTCCAGATCGAAGCACTGGGTATAACCGATGACGGCATTAGCACCCATATTAATAGCCTTTAGGCCCATTCTCCTCTGCACTTGACCAGACAACTTGAGAAAGACCACCTGGCGAGCCTCGTTGGAAGCACGCGGGGTGCGTATTTTGTCGATCCACTGGTACTCCGGATCGTCATTAACCACTAATTCCTCAACAAAGCCATGAATCACCTGGGCGCGGTAGCCAAATGGCACACATTGAGCTGTTGgagaaaaaattataattagaCGAAGCCTTAATAATGTATATTAATGATTATACAATGGAAGAAGGGGATGCCGCAGGAGCTTTGCCGGAACTTGTTGACGTCCGAGAACAGATCCACCTTAACAATCACATTGATCTCGCCGCGGATGCCGTGCATGGTGTCGAATACGGGAATCCAGCCGGATAGCACAGTACCCTTGCCGTGCACCGCCTGACTAGAGCTTTCCAGGCACAGAGGATTCAAACTGATGTTGACCTTTCCGATCGCATCGTTTGCGGAGTACGTGTCGTAGTCCATCAGGCGGATTTGCAGGGGCTCATCCTGGAGCTCAGCATCGTCCACCTCGAAACGGAACCTATTGGAAAGCAACGGTTACTATATACGGAGCAGATATATATGGGCAGACCTTACCAATCGGTATTCCAGGTGGGATTCAAACTCTTGCGGAAGACATCCGTCTTGTGGGTTACCGAGGCCAGTTTGATCTCCACGAAGGCGTCCGTGGTTTCGCTGCTTTTGTCCATCACGGGCAGGTTGCGCGCCGCCTTAATCTTTACCCCCACCTTGCCCGGCATCCTGTCGCTCTCGCCTGTCGTCCCTTTTCACCAGATACCAGATTGTGACCACCGAATTTCGACCAGAAGTGTTCACGTTTTATCttgtgttttccatttttcccagtgctcAGTGTGGCCGTAGTCCGTGAAGTGCAAATTACCTACAGACTAGCTACTTGTCCTGGATCTGCTCAGAGAATTATTTTGCTAatctaaatgaaaatataagaGTTTCTTAAGTTATTAGGCCATAATCagcttaattgttttaaacAATTCTAAAACAACTACTAGCGAAAGCCATTCCAACTTAAATTAGCTTTAAAGTATACCCCCCGGAGTTTGAagatttctttaaaatttctttcaatttgtACATCAAATATTGACTGCCTATATTTGTATGAGctttttataactttaaagCTGATAACTTCATTGGATTTTAACTgacaattaatattaatgtgtTTTATAGCTAGATCTTCGACCAAGGATGACAACACTGGCGGAACAAAAGACGAGTGGGCAGCGCTGCAACAAAAATCAATAGTCGCCGCCATATTTTTTCACTCAACGAAAACCAACGCGCTCCGGACACCGAATTATGTTTAGAAAAATAAGTTATTTAAGATAAGCTACAGTTAAAAGTGCGCCGAGTGACCAAGTGACCAGTAAGCATCGACAGAAGCGATTCCCTGTCGCCAGCAATAGTTCCCTGAATCGCCAGTCTCCGGCATCCTAacgctgcttcttcttcctccGGCTTCAGCAGTCTTAAACTCCGCGTCCAAGTGCGAGGTATTCCAGTGCAAGATCTAGTGCGTGTAATCTAGGGTGCAAGAACAGCCAGCGAGGAGCATGGAAGGAGCCTCAGTGTCCTCGCCATCGATGGGCGGCCCACGTGGTGGCGGTTTCCGCGGACGGGGTGGTGGAGCCCCAATGCGCGGCGGCTTCGATCGCGGACGTGGTCGTGGCGGTCGTGGACACTTTATGGGTGGCATGCGTGGAGGTGGCGGCAGCGGAATGGGCGGAGGACCGCCCATGCAGGGCATGATGTCGGGTCCTCCAAGGGGAATGCGTGGTTCCCGAGGCGGAATGGGCTATCAGGGCCGCGGCGGTGGCTATCAGCCGCGTGGTGGCGCTCCCATGGGTATGCGGGGCGGTCGCCCGCCATTGTATTCGCAGCGTAAGTTGCCGCAGACAAACCCTTGACTCCCTACCACACCTTGtaaatccaatccaatccaatttAGCTCCCAAACAACACACAGGTGCCGAGAACAACAAGACAGTATCACCAGTGCCCACTTCGGCGATCAGTGGAGAGCAGCCAGCGGTTGAGGCAGACGGTGACGAGGTCACCGATGGCCAGACATCAGCAGTCGTCCCATCTTCAAGCAATTCACATGGCGGCAGTTCCGCTCCTGGTGGCAGCAACGGCGGGGGACCTCCTCCCTATCTGGGCCGTGGACGTGGACGCGGTGGTCCCTTCAGCGGACGTGGACGTGGTGGCGGCGGCTACAATTCGCACATGAACGGCAGTGGAGGCGGCAGTATGTACGGTGGTTCCCACAGCCATCACAGCAATTCCATGGGCGGCGGTCCGGGCAGCGAGCACGGTTCGATGCCCAGGCGCGGAGCTCCTCGGGGCAGGGGCGGCTACAATCAAGGTATGAGTCGGCCACCCTTGCATCACCATCAGGCACATAATCCCAATACACAACTTGCACCGGTACCAGCTCTCAAACGCGGCGCTCCCGGTGGTCCTGGTCCCAAACGCGGTCGCTACGAGGGCGGTCCCTACGGCCAGCGGCCCATGACGCCCAAGTACCATTCCACCCAGCAGCATATGGGTGGTGGAGGGGGCGGCGGCATGTCTTCGCAGTCCTCTTATGGCTCGCCGCCAAGTCATCATGCTCCACAGCAAAGGTAAGGcatcaaatttttaaaaattatataatttattaaaattaattacgcaAAACATAGTATACAGCTTTTAAATCtgcaaaaattatttaacaacTTTTGACGCTATTCTTTATACAGCCATCACAGCTATCAGACCCACGACCAGACCCAACAAGTGGATCCCTACGCGCAGAGCGGTTACAGCACCCAGACCACCCAGCAGGGATACAATGGCTATGGCcagggcagcagcagcagctatgCGGCCCACACATCGCAGACAAGTGCTCCGGCGAGCAGCAGCTACGGGGCCCACCACAGCACCGAATACGATCAGAGCCAGTATCAGAACTACAAGTGGGTTACCTAATCTTGACTTCTATATCTCTACTTTTACTGCCATCGATTGGGTCAAGCAAGTGCTAATGTTTCTTTGTGCTTCGCAGCAGCTCGACGGGTTATGCTGCTCCGCAGGACACGCGGTACCAGTCGTACAGCCAGGACTACAGCCAACAGTACGGCTCGACTGCAGTGGACTACAATGCTACCGGACAGGCGGACTACAGCCAACACGGAGCGCAGAGCACTGGCTATGATGAGCGTGCCTACGCGGGTTATGGTAAGATTTTTTCGTGCCCTCCAGTTGCATCATCCGTCATCTGTGTCTTTTTATAGATTCGCAGGCCTACTCGCAGAACTATTCAAACGCAGCCGCCTActactaaacaaaaaatacagcTTCCCACTCCCACCCCTGACGGCACACTAGAGATCAGAACGCTGCGCGTGCTTCGATAGGCCAAGAAACCAAATAAGAAGGGATTAGGGCAGAAAAATATCGAGTAACAGAAAGGGAACTTATGTTGAATGCATCAATTAACTTGCAATACATAATACGCAACTCACATACATACGCGGTCACTCAAAACATACAATTTTAGTTGTTAGGATAACAGTTCTCTTTTTCTTAGCATTTAAGCAACACTAGTGTTCGACGTCTTTCTACATAAACCCCTACCAAATTATTTTCCCcctttgttttcgtttcgtctCCCTATGAATCCTGAACagatatattgaaaatatccGCCTTGCCTGTTGTTTAATGTTCTCTTAATAGACAAACGGAGCTAGCCTGCACTGAGCTCCAGCctaagaaaaattaaatgtgctCCTCCTTAGTTCCATTTACAATTACAAGTCACCTGTGACCAAAGTATGCTAcaatcatattttttatatgacGGAAAAATACGAGTACGCACGTACATGATCTTCTGAATGAACTAAgctaaattaaaacattttgtgaATCATGTAAAATTCTATACAAATGAATGCAATGtatattttagttattaaGCTGAAAACTGCAAACGACTCTCGACaaagttattttcaatcccACATGCATATGAAAGCGTTTATGATTTTGCAAgattgtgttttttctttatgaATGACGAAAACGTGACAAAAGCGTGActtattactttttttgttttacaaaaaCCTCTTATAGCAACAATTTAAGCAACAAAAGCTCGTAATTATGTAACTCCTTAAAATtaagctgaaaaaaaaaatcaagtaACAAAATACACAAAGTATATTAGAAAAAGATGCAGAAACCATAACCATAATCAAagtcaataaaataatgttcaaaaatgtgtttaatgcattaaacttatttaagcgtacatattattatttaaaatattttgtttaaatgaaatcaatCAGCAAAACTGCAAATTATTAAGCAAAACAATCAATCGAAAGACGAATAATaagtgaaaaatgtgaaaaacaaACGTAAGACTGAATATATTCACGAACCGAAGCTGCACTGCAAGCAAACAATTCATGAAAATTGAGAGGCAAATGAATGAAATAACaaagtattaagtatttacgAAACGATTACAACCAAATGCAAAGAACAATTAATCGCCAAGCGATTATCAAAGTGCCAAGAATACCTGATCAACAAAACTCAGgataaaaacgaaacaaaaatccaatatTACGAATGCGTTATGAAATTTCAAGGACATCAGTCAATCAAATTATTAAGATAGTGTCGCGAAAATAATGTTTACTATGATTGAGCTTACACGTACCATAACCATTCAATTAGATAAATATCTAAATTTACAAACTGAAAGCACTGAAAgtacaaaatgcaaatattaaaacatattttggtAAGTTAAGGTTaaagccaaaaaatatatatacaaaaacttTTAGTATATGATGATCTCAGCAAGcaaataatattcatttaatcTGATGATTACAAGCAATTTTTACACAATCAAATCGCCCTGTTAGTCGAAGTACTTAATTACATTATAAAGTACAATTTTTGAATAACATAAGGTAACTTATTGTTACTGAggaaaaatgtaacaaaataGCTGTTGAGCTCTTCATACAAGCAAATGCGGCCCTATTGCCGCATTTACCATATAAATTGTAGCATTTAGATTTTTTTACAGGAATGAGAAatcaaaattaacaaaattaaagcgATATACGCTTATCAAATCTGAAGGAAACGAACTTAATGGATATGTCGAGGGTGGTAATCTCAAAGCAAACAACACGaatacaataaaatcaaagagattatgaatatatacaaaatattttattttaaatgttgcacttttatgttatttatatattttcgtttatgTATACaatgattttatttgttattgttaagCCGAATCAAATAACTTAATCCCAGTCTTAAAAAGACTAAACAAGATAttacgaaaatgaaaattgattaaaaagaCTGAATGATACTTCAACGAGATACAATCTCTATAGATCCAAAAgaaactaaatataaaatcaatctatttatacaacaaatttatatagaGTCGAATCTAGATGACAATGACATGCCtagaaaacttttttttaatttttcctaacaaataataataaacaaacatttattaCCAAATTATAtctaaatacaaattttgccACAAGAAAAAGGACCTTAAACCAAGTCACATTATCCAATAAAAATGGaatacaaatgaaaaacattaCAAAATATCAGAAAATCTACCAACGAGCATAAAGCGATATGTAATGAGATCAGACAAAGAgaatcatttttaaaaggcatataattttaaatttgcaaGCATAGAGATTTTATGAATATGCATAGAAACCAAATAACTGCATTATTTCACGTTTTTCTGTCCATTTGATTTACAATATTctgttatttgtttaattttttattaatttaataaaacctTTAAGAATGgcaaaataatttgataaaaacatgcaattaaatggtaacttttaactttttcagcaaaagcaaaatattgaaaatcaaaaaacccAATGGAGCGAAAGTATCTGCGTACTATGGAACCCATTTACCATTTCATacgaaaatatattgcaaGGATACGAATAAAATtcggaaatatttttcaaagtttACTCAAATGACTTacaacaaaatgcaataacGTCAATAATTCAAATCAATTCATTGAgaaacatttgttttattagAGTGATTTAAAGTATAAGAAACCCTCAAAcgcaataaatgaaaatgtaaacaaattttttaaactttttattgtttatatggTGAGttacttgaaaataaaaagctatATAGTTAACTTTTAATGCCTAACAGCTGTGAAGTTTGCAATCTAACTCTCCAAAATCATCGCAATGTTGTTTCTACAAGGAGCTGCCCAAAATGTCCTATTAAATGTAAACCATTTCAGTTGCATTTTGCTATGCATTCACAAATTGAGAGGAAAAGTTTGTCTTTATTAAAGGATACAACGGAATGAAGTGTTTGGatttgaaaacatttgttGGTTATTTAATAATAGTGCTTCATGCTAGGGAAATATGTGTGAGATATTTAAACATCTTTGAAATACGTATTCTTAGTTTTTATAACACTCAGCAAATAAAGCAGtacaaattaaatcaaaaccaaGGGTTTAACTTTCAGCACATTTCGAGGGTCTTTGAgtatgtacaaatatgtattcgatttttgtttgttgtataGAAACATTGGACATTGGATACATTTAATGAACTAGAGAGCTTCCAATTGATTACGTTTACATAATTATGCTGAAGACGTCAAAATAGTGTTGTGCATTTTGTGTGAACAGAAACGATTCCGCCGCTTGTGGTCAGGGTCCAGTGTCGTTGTCTCAAGTCGCAATCAAGTGGTGTTCGCTAATGTCCTTTGAGTAAATGTCCTTAACGACGTTTGCCGAAGCGCAGGAAGACGTGATCGACATCCGTTCGCTTGTTGTAGTTCTTCAACA is a window encoding:
- the LOC122620012 gene encoding C2 domain-containing protein 5 isoform X1 codes for the protein MPGKVGVKIKAARNLPVMDKSSETTDAFVEIKLASVTHKTDVFRKSLNPTWNTDWFRFEVDDAELQDEPLQIRLMDYDTYSANDAIGKVNISLNPLCLESSSQAVHGKGTVLSGWIPVFDTMHGIRGEINVIVKVDLFSDVNKFRQSSCGIPFFHSQCVPFGYRAQVIHGFVEELVVNDDPEYQWIDKIRTPRASNEARQVVFLKLSGQVQRRMGLKAINMGANAVIGYTQCFDLEGDVGVVARGIGTAVTLIKDTSTSQPNSADVALIEELTQKYLDFLNCAGASSSSLPLSGRTPQYRLNIYREPSSSAPSSAAAAAAATMFYLESASSDTEDAELMQNLIKQEDERGDRNREKKLRHRMRRLTLSSSKIFSQKYATLIRRIEPKIPENATQSLSSIFGGATAATSSFRRRRKSRFAASTSKSSIPPFITRSISSDSNVRPGHMPIKSFLTVPGLMEYQENTRSAPDLPGDEFQARTRPTSNYSTESEDSLQLDLEIGPPESNGEDSPEEEEDLQDNWIKPGETRSCENSQQDLGPSHHNLLDDLKGFSRRLQKFMHLSPKCSDLENIPKHPFVPSLERKPYYSSQPELPSCSNDCLGSNLSGSTSMLQLNFLPSYEKTMQRSASLNHLVAPDNDTPVPPNTLLLKAPELRVCPSTPTPTQSKLVVFDYNNSPCLTQLDQSVNISNSTNHSNHNNESSLLAPFAIRQQQPLRVTRSSSELQQQPCSIGAAASTGPSNIPTTVEGSSPNLKRFASPVSNSRLKLTPSPSKSGISATTNADSASTSTASTATTMVPATVGEICRRSSDSDLSVTPKGNSICVASERLVAATAMMRLTQPTVGAKPGTAADSLDMLEYPFLTMTKYPTGFILHLGATVAARSVKLLERVPNPDEPEVRDSWWTELRMEIRSHARSLGCNVVLGYAETTTISDDVCVLSATGTAAVINMVFNRSVSQTDIFTMSKATASVAGMTNSVEDGNGSTAGDTSIGKDSGSLGTGNSSGGKRYGLPPLNGPRNACAICHIPYNLSSVPFNVKMKKCAVCRKGRVPDVLLATLEVPEFMQVTGRGCFMQAQVVRAKRDLRAELNAKEISDGLPFLEYELHRVLINKLKAKGMNAIFGLRTQVAIGERMIALIATGTALFLTALPVPQVPKIVAGNSWTDKQKLNELQKKLQETFERNQEIYQLKSLDPDLVANAGGVPSTGASGDKQSDTDDSDEEEMNEIDLNCGNKELCVLEVDDIEDLEIISLLMEPYPPEGFHVVNTQQVPGMLEMDTVKNLQMFTQVWRARLEVGQSVNGFPKHFQRLLQTIYFKLRTMIPCAICDLRFRLDLPETDQIQLLVTGMAMGLSDANRMKYRGRGRPAQQQQQQPAPQQQNGFHEGTVHATQSQPELHGKRMLQEEDYIFPLDEDQMVDTPTPTSTAIPPFGMSSFKMRKTSPSRLNNLVSGLPSTGVKPLNVGSVPRSRYFPLRDRYGVDVTPLSFIPGGRIDKYLGNLNFFFIRESTSIRENGGISGFVHGFITELLAVVRAHIASLGGNAMVSFYITELMLFDNQHKNQGQCLISIGGDAVYVSYHADD
- the LOC122618768 gene encoding loricrin isoform X7, giving the protein MEGASVSSPSMGGPRGGGFRGRGGGAPMRGGFDRGRGRGGRGHFMGGMRGGGGSGMGGGPPMQGMMSGPPRGMRGSRGGMGYQGRGGGYQPRGGAPMGMRGGRPPLYSQRAENNKTVSPVPTSAISGEQPAVEADGDEVTDGQTSAVVPSSSNSHGGSSAPGGSNGGGPPPYLGRGRGRGGPFSGRGRGGGGYNSHMNGSGGGSMYGGSHSHHSNSMGGGPGSEHGSMPRRGAPRGRGGYNQALKRGAPGGPGPKRGRYEGGPYGQRPMTPKYHSTQQHMGGGGGGGMSSQSSYGSPPSHHAPQQSHHSYQTHDQTQQVDPYAQSGYSTQTTQQGYNGYGQGSSSSYAAHTSQTSAPASSSYGAHHSTEYDQSQYQNYNSTGYAAPQDTRYQSYSQDYSQQYGSTAVDYNATGQADYSQHGAQSTGYDERAYAGYDSQAYSQNYSNAAAYY
- the LOC122618768 gene encoding loricrin isoform X4 gives rise to the protein MEGASVSSPSMGGPRGGGFRGRGGGAPMRGGFDRGRGRGGRGHFMGGMRGGGGSGMGGGPPMQGMMSGPPRGMRGSRGGMGYQGRGGGYQPRGGAPMGMRGGRPPLYSQRAENNKTVSPVPTSAISGEQPAVEADGDEVTDGQTSAVVPSSSNSHGGSSAPGGSNGGGPPPYLGRGRGRGGPFSGRGRGGGGYNSHMNGSGGGSMYGGSHSHHSNSMGGGPGSEHGSMPRRGAPRGRGGYNQGMSRPPLHHHQAHNPNTQLAPVPALKRGAPGGPGPKRGRYEGGPYGQRPMTPKYHSTQQHMGGGGGGGMSSQSSYGSPPSHHAPQQSHHSYQTHDQTQQVDPYAQSGYSTQTTQQGYNGYGQGSSSSYAAHTSQTSAPASSSYGAHHSTEYDQSQYQNYNSTGYAAPQDTRYQSYSQDYSQQYGSTAVDYNATGQADYSQHGAQSTGYDERAYAGYDSQAYSQNYSNAAAYY
- the LOC122618768 gene encoding loricrin isoform X2: MEGASVSSPSMGGPRGGGFRGRGGGAPMRGGFDRGRGRGGRGHFMGGMRGGGGSGMGGGPPMQGMMSGPPRGMRGSRGGMGYQGRGGGYQPRGGAPMGMRGGRPPLYSQPPKQHTGAENNKTVSPVPTSAISGEQPAVEADGDEVTDGQTSAVVPSSSNSHGGSSAPGGSNGGGPPPYLGRGRGRGGPFSGRGRGGGGYNSHMNGSGGGSMYGGSHSHHSNSMGGGPGSEHGSMPRRGAPRGRGGYNQGMSRPPLHHHQAHNPNTQLAPVPALKRGAPGGPGPKRGRYEGGPYGQRPMTPKYHSTQQHMGGGGGGGMSSQSSYGSPPSHHAPQQSHHSYQTHDQTQQVDPYAQSGYSTQTTQQGYNGYGQGSSSSYAAHTSQTSAPASSSYGAHHSTEYDQSQYQNYNSTGYAAPQDTRYQSYSQDYSQQYGSTAVDYNATGQADYSQHGAQSTGYDERAYAGYDSQAYSQNYSNAAAYY
- the LOC122618768 gene encoding loricrin isoform X6; this encodes MEGASVSSPSMGGPRGGGFRGRGGGAPMRGGFDRGRGRGGRGHFMGGMRGGGGSGMGGGPPMQGMMSGPPRGMRGSRGGMGYQGRGGGYQPRGGAPMGMRGGRPPLYSQPPKQHTGAENNKTVSPVPTSAISGEQPAVEADGDEVTDGQTSAVVPSSSNSHGGSSAPGGSNGGGPPPYLGRGRGRGGPFSGRGRGGGGYNSHMNGSGGGSMYGGSHSHHSNSMGGGPGSEHGSMPRRGAPRGRGGYNQALKRGAPGGPGPKRGRYEGGPYGQRPMTPKYHSTQQHMGGGGGGGMSSQSSYGSPPSHHAPQQSHHSYQTHDQTQQVDPYAQSGYSTQTTQQGYNGYGQGSSSSYAAHTSQTSAPASSSYGAHHSTEYDQSQYQNYNSTGYAAPQDTRYQSYSQDYSQQYGSTAVDYNATGQADYSQHGAQSTGYDERAYAGYDSQAYSQNYSNAAAYY
- the LOC122618768 gene encoding hornerin isoform X3; the encoded protein is MEGASVSSPSMGGPRGGGFRGRGGGAPMRGGFDRGRGRGGRGHFMGGMRGGGGSGMGGGPPMQGMMSGPPRGMRGSRGGMGYQGRGGGYQPRGGAPMGMRGGRPPLYSQRAENNKTVSPVPTSAISGEQPAVEADGDEVTDGQTSAVVPSSSNSHGGSSAPGGSNGGGPPPYLGRGRGRGGPFSGRGRGGGGYNSHMNGSGGGSMYGGSHSHHSNSMGGGPGSEHGSMPRRGAPRGRGGYNQGMSRPPLHHHQAHNPNTQLAPVPALKRGAPGGPGPKRGRYEGGPYGQRPMTPKYHSTQQHMGGGGGGGMSSQSSYGSPPSHHAPQQSHHSYQTHDQTQQVDPYAQSGYSTQTTQQGYNGYGQGSSSSYAAHTSQTSAPASSSYGAHHSTEYDQSQYQNYNSSTGYAAPQDTRYQSYSQDYSQQYGSTAVDYNATGQADYSQHGAQSTGYDERAYAGYDSQAYSQNYSNAAAYY
- the LOC122618768 gene encoding hornerin isoform X1, which gives rise to MEGASVSSPSMGGPRGGGFRGRGGGAPMRGGFDRGRGRGGRGHFMGGMRGGGGSGMGGGPPMQGMMSGPPRGMRGSRGGMGYQGRGGGYQPRGGAPMGMRGGRPPLYSQPPKQHTGAENNKTVSPVPTSAISGEQPAVEADGDEVTDGQTSAVVPSSSNSHGGSSAPGGSNGGGPPPYLGRGRGRGGPFSGRGRGGGGYNSHMNGSGGGSMYGGSHSHHSNSMGGGPGSEHGSMPRRGAPRGRGGYNQGMSRPPLHHHQAHNPNTQLAPVPALKRGAPGGPGPKRGRYEGGPYGQRPMTPKYHSTQQHMGGGGGGGMSSQSSYGSPPSHHAPQQSHHSYQTHDQTQQVDPYAQSGYSTQTTQQGYNGYGQGSSSSYAAHTSQTSAPASSSYGAHHSTEYDQSQYQNYNSSTGYAAPQDTRYQSYSQDYSQQYGSTAVDYNATGQADYSQHGAQSTGYDERAYAGYDSQAYSQNYSNAAAYY
- the LOC122618768 gene encoding loricrin isoform X5; amino-acid sequence: MEGASVSSPSMGGPRGGGFRGRGGGAPMRGGFDRGRGRGGRGHFMGGMRGGGGSGMGGGPPMQGMMSGPPRGMRGSRGGMGYQGRGGGYQPRGGAPMGMRGGRPPLYSQPPKQHTGAENNKTVSPVPTSAISGEQPAVEADGDEVTDGQTSAVVPSSSNSHGGSSAPGGSNGGGPPPYLGRGRGRGGPFSGRGRGGGGYNSHMNGSGGGSMYGGSHSHHSNSMGGGPGSEHGSMPRRGAPRGRGGYNQALKRGAPGGPGPKRGRYEGGPYGQRPMTPKYHSTQQHMGGGGGGGMSSQSSYGSPPSHHAPQQSHHSYQTHDQTQQVDPYAQSGYSTQTTQQGYNGYGQGSSSSYAAHTSQTSAPASSSYGAHHSTEYDQSQYQNYNSSTGYAAPQDTRYQSYSQDYSQQYGSTAVDYNATGQADYSQHGAQSTGYDERAYAGYDSQAYSQNYSNAAAYY